One window of Trifolium pratense cultivar HEN17-A07 linkage group LG5, ARS_RC_1.1, whole genome shotgun sequence genomic DNA carries:
- the LOC123886923 gene encoding NAC domain-containing protein 2-like, protein MDPQLFNDCTTNNEAEDPCIINLPPGYKFIPDDVDLVDYYLKYKLAGFLINPPRIKDVDVYKYPPHELEKYYKFKGEKEMYFFTRRSKKYEEGSRPNRDVKNHDGIHLGFWKATGKENPVMNNNIEVGFKRTLVYYGGKQDKPKQNNKGKEDKPKQEKSNESIKTNWKTNWIMQEYRIKDLTSSSSTSLNMDNWVLCKIYEHQYGMKKCQLEGQTNKQVAISTSVYIAPQCQLNQCHQTQCMQSSLSPNMIDNSQFQFNQQYYKQMQDVSSEFQMVSNQPNHQYSESQPAEVSVPSNTIGITHCQPNQYQYENTQQMQASSSSTMMVTPQYHFNQQHYSQDQQMQDSLKEDIVYDSHMPHHQAYQPCESQMKEYYFDPSQFI, encoded by the exons ATGGATCCTCAACTTTTTAATGATTGTACTACAAACAATGAGGCTGAAGACCCCTGTATTATAAACTTACCACCTGGTTACAAATTCATCCCTGATGATGTTGACTTAGTTGATTATTATTTGAAGTATAAGTTAGCTGGTTTTCTCATAAATCCACCAAGAATTAAAGATGTTGATGTTTACAAATATCCTCCTCATGAACTAG aaaaatactataaattcaaAGGAGAGAAAGAAATGTACTTTTTTACTCGAAGAAGTAAGAAATATGAAGAGGGAAGTCGTCCTAATCGCGATGTTAAAAATCATGACGGTATTCATCTGGGTTTTTGGAAGGCTACCGGAAAAGAAAATCCAGTgatgaataataatattgaaGTTGGATTTAAAAGAACTTTAGTCTATTATGGAGGAAAGCAAGACAAGCCTAAACAAAACAACAAGGGAAAAGAAGACAAACCTAAGCAAGAAAAGTCTAATGAGTCAATAAAAACCAATTGGAAAACTAATTGGATCATGCAAGAGTATAGAATTAAAGATCTTACAAGTTCAAGCTCAACTTCTCTTAATATG GATAATTGGGTTTTATGCAAAATTTATGAGCATCAATATGGAATGAAAAAATGTCAATTGGAAGGCCAAACCAACAAACAAGTGGCAATTTCTACTAGTGTGTATATTGCTCCTCAATGCCAACTCAATCAATGTCATCAAACTCAATGCATGCAATCTTCCTTATCACCAAATATGATTGATAATTCACAATTTCAATTCAACCaacaatattataaacaaatgcAAGATGTTTCATCAGAATTTCAAATGGTCTCGAATCAACCTAATCATCAATATTCAGAGTCTCAACCAGCGGAAGTTTCGGTTCCATCAAACACAATTGGTATTACACATTGTCAACCTAATCAATATCAATATGAGAATACTCAACAAATGCAAGCTTCTTCGTCATCAACAATGATGGTTACGCCGCAATATCATTTTAATCAACAACATTATTCTCAGGATCAACAAATGCAAGATTCTTTGAAAGAAGACATAGTCTACGATTCACATATGCCACACCATCAAGCTTATCAACCTTGTGAATCTCAAATGAAAGAATATTATTTTGATCCATCGCAGTTTATATAA